TAAAGAAAAAGGCTCCTTTCGTCATTATCCGAACACCTTTAAAAGGTCTTCTTTGCTTTGGCTCAGCCAAAATCTTATGAATCGTTTCGCTCCATCTAAATCATGAAGCTTCGCCTGCCCGCATTGTTTTTCGTTGGCGGCAGGTATTTCCTCGATCTCGACGGCTTCCTTCATCGTTGCATCCAAAAGGTCAATAATTTCTTCAACGGAAGGTTCCCCGCTCACAACTAGATAGTATCCCGTCTGGCATCCCATCGGCGAAATATCGATAATATCAAAATGGCTGTAGTTCTCCGCATGCGTGCGAATCGTAAATGCCAATAAGTGCTCAAGAGTATGAATTGTATCTGGCTTCATCGCCTGTTTGTTCGGCTGGCAAAAACGGATATCGAATTTGTTGACTACGCCGTCTG
This window of the Bacillus gobiensis genome carries:
- a CDS encoding S-ribosylhomocysteine lyase, whose amino-acid sequence is MPSVESFELDHIAVKAPYVRHCGVHKVGTDGVVNKFDIRFCQPNKQAMKPDTIHTLEHLLAFTIRTHAENYSHFDIIDISPMGCQTGYYLVVSGEPSVEEIIDLLDATMKEAVEIEEIPAANEKQCGQAKLHDLDGAKRFIRFWLSQSKEDLLKVFG